In Nerophis ophidion isolate RoL-2023_Sa linkage group LG02, RoL_Noph_v1.0, whole genome shotgun sequence, one DNA window encodes the following:
- the LOC133548174 gene encoding CD48 antigen-like isoform X5, producing MDYQHVLVYFMWTFTAVSAQDVKYFLKGQDIHFMPSISEQPIRLIWLHNENYVVFFSGMEDIVKSSYKNRITLDRVSAELTIKNATYEDSGDYFLEMNINNKPDTFQRTIEVIDKVSKPNISCEMSDTKQATLVCSTESKHPHLLKLKWSSPGKEQTGPNLTITVRNEDDDQVYRCDVSNPLTNETASFTAKDCFLGKRSDVHLIIILVCIFILVILCCVLYITPQYLKVSKERDEKTSFLDQVLTLPSNSGLKVLTEDEKMDSEGAMRLTASVPALHSSSTHLNTITELSDTSNDQQD from the exons ATGGACTACCAACATGTTCTGGTCTATTTCATGTGGACTTTCACTGCAG TTTCTGCACAGGATGTGAAATATTTCCTGAAGGGTCAGGACATACACTTCATGCCATCCATCTCTGAACAACCCATTAGATTAATCTGGCTACATAATGAAAATTATGTGGTGTTTTTTTCTGGCATGGAGGACATTGTGAAGTCTTCATACAAGAACAGAATCACTCTGGACCGGGTCTCTGCAGAACTCACCATCAAAAACGCCACATATGAAGACAGTGGAGACTATTTCCTAGAAATGAACATAAACAACAAGCCTGATACTTTCCAGCGTACAATTGAAGTTATAG ACAAAGTATCCAAACCCAACATATCCTGTGAGATGAGCGACACAAAGCAGGCGACACTTGTGTGCTCAACAGAGTCCAAACATCCTCATTTATTAAAGTTGAAGTGGAGCTCACCAGGAAAGGAGCAGACTGGACCAAATTTAACAATAACTGTCAGGAATGAAGATGATGATCAAGTTTATCGTTGTGATGTCAGCAACCCTCTGACCAATGAAACGGCTTCATTCACCGCTAAGGACTGCTTCCTGG GTAAAAGATCAGATGTTCATCTGATTATCATATTAGTCTGTATCTTCATTCTGGTCATCTTGTGTTGTGTTTTATACATAACACCTCAATATCTAAAAG tGTCCAAAGAGCGTGATGAAAAGACATCCTTCTTAGACCAAGTACTCACTCTTCCCTCCAACTCAG GACTGAAGGTGTTGACTGAGGATGAGAAGATGGATTCAGAAGGAGCCATGCGACTCACTGCTTCTGTTCCTGCACTTCATTCCTCTTCAACACACTTAAACACTATCACTGAACTTTCAGATACCAGCAATGATCAGCAAGATTAA